DNA sequence from the Carassius gibelio isolate Cgi1373 ecotype wild population from Czech Republic chromosome A14, carGib1.2-hapl.c, whole genome shotgun sequence genome:
atatcccggagtaattcatgtactcaaacagtatatTGACTGAAcggctgtgatgaacaccgagccgagccagataacgcacaatagactgactcgttcacgagtgaagaaccgtttctgtcagaagtgtccgattcgtgaaccgaggagctgatgatactgcacatgtgtgattcagcgtgaagcagactgacacacagagcgtctgaaccgaactgattcttttggtgattgattctgaactgattctgtgctagtgttatgggtgcgggtaaaccgaaggcttgaatcaagtgCAATCAGGACGAAGTGGTCTTCCCACTCTGCACAGAAGTCTTCATCTCCTCTTTCAACTCGACCTGCTCAGAGATTTTTAACATCATTGCTCCTTACAGGTGTAGAGCTGTCAGGACTCATCTAGAGCCTTGGCTTAATGACACCACCCGTGCCCTTAGACGGAGGTGCAGGCAGGCCGAGCGCAAGTGGAAAAAGGACAAGCTACATATTTCACTGGGTATATTGAGGGTCAGTCTTACTGAATATCAAAATGCAGTTAAAGCAGCTAAACACCAGCTCTAACCGTCCTAGAGCACTATTCAATACAATTCAGTCTGTTATAAATCCATCTAGTAATGCTCTACAGCAGGCCTCAAAGTCAACCTGTAATAATTTCCTCCATTATTTTGTTGATAAAGTAGCCTCTGTTAAACAGAGTATTAAGAACATGTCTAACACTTTTGACTTGTGCTCTTCTCCTGTCCCTTctgtgtttaatgtgtttgagcCAGTGTCACTCCCTCTCCTCTCTGATGTGGTCCAGGGGCTAAGACCGACAAACTGTCCTCTGGACATTATCCCATCTAAAATACTTAAACAGGTTTTTAACACAGTGGGCCCATGCCTCCTCTCATTTATAAACAGTTGCCTGAGTTCAGGTTCTGTACCAACTGTATTCAAGCACGCAGTGGTCAGGCCTCTGCCAAAAAAACCCAACCTTGATCCTACCGTTATGTCAAATTTTAGACCTGTGTCCCATTTACCTTTTCTATCCAAGGTTTTGGAAAAGATTGTTTTCTTACAGTTACAGTCTTTTCTGGAGAACAAACAGATTTAGGACACGACACAGCACTGAGTCCGCTCTTCTCAAAGTACAAAATGACATTCTCTTGTTCCTTGATGAGAAAAAGCCAGTGCTCCTCATTATGCTGGACCTTACTGCAGCATTTGACACCGTGGACCACTCAGTCCTCCTGACACGTCTGGAACAACAGGTTGGGCTTCAGGGACCTGTGATGCAGTGGTTTAGGTCGTATTTAACAGAGAGGACTTTTTCTGTTAGGATTGGtgacctctcctcctcctccgctccCTTGACCTCTGGTGTGCCACAAGGTTCCATTTTGGGCCCTGTTTTATTTTCCTTGTATATGTTGCCGTTAGGTGCAGTTTTTTCAAAGCACAAAATGTCTTTTCATCTGTACGCAGACGACCTACAGGTTTACCTTCCGGTTGTCCGGTTGTCCTAATAGTCTTCAGTCCATCAACAGATGCTTAGAGGACATCAGATTGTGGCTGTCCCAGAATTTCCTCTGTTTGAATGAGGATAAAACTGAATGTATTGTGTTCGGCACATCCAACCTGCCCAGTGTCTCAGCTCCTGTTCCTTTTGCTTTGGCCCCCCATCTTAACCATGTTGTCAAAAATCTGGGGGTAAAACTAGACAGCAGTCTAAAATTTGATGAACAAATAGATTCGGTGGTTAGGGCAAGCTTTTTTCAGCTTTGCCTCCTTTCAAAGGTCAAACCGTTTTTAAGTCGTGCTGACCTGGAGAAAGCCATCCATGCTTTTATTAGCTCCCGCATTGACTACTGCAATGCGCTCTATGTGGGAGTTCACCAAACTGGACTTCACCGTTTGCAGCTTGTGCAAAACGCTGCTGCCCGACTGCTAACTAACAGTTGTAAACACGAGCACATAACACCTGTCCTGTACtccctgcactggctccctatccagtttagaattaattttaaaatcttaatgtttgtttttaatgcactCACGGGCCTTGCATCTTCCTATTTGTGTGAGATTCTGACCCCTCACAAACCCAGCAGAGCTCTACGTTCTGCTGGGCAACATCTGCTGAAGGTGCCCCGGTCCCGGTTCAAACAGTGGGGCGATCGTTCTTTTGCAGTGGCCGGTCCTAAACTCTGGAACTTGTTGCCCATTGAGTTACGTTCCATCACTGACTGGCCTCTGTTTAAAGCCAAACTTAAGacctatttatttaaaatggctttttgcaCTTAATGGCTCTGTGACACtgctctgtttttattgtgtaaatatgttttaaacctatttgtaattatgtttattttttactaatgTTGTTAAGCACCTTGGTTCAATCTGTGGTTGTTggaaggcgctatataaataaatattgattgattgattgatctggatacgtgagggggatgagtggaagacaacTTTTATCACCCCTACTTGTCATTATTAGTATCTTGTCATGCCGTATGGTCTAGTCAACttcccctccatattccaggACTACATACATGAGGTGCTCCAGGAGTTTCTCCACAAGTTTGTCCTCGTCTACATCGAtgatatcctcatctactcccGGAGCCTAGCGGAACATTGTTGCCACGTTGCGGAGAAAAAAAGTAGAAAAGTGctccttccatcagccctcagtgcagttccttggatatTACATCGATAGCAGTGGCATCTGGATGGACAATGGGAAGGTGGAAGGTCTTCGTCGAAAcaagcccaagtctctgtcctgcaCCCCAGCTGCCACGGAGGCGTTCAATTCCTTTAAGGAGGCCTTCACGACCGCTCCTCTCCTAGTCCATCCCGATCCTGATAGGCCCTTCATCGTGGAAGTCGACGCCTCCACCACCGAAGTAGGAGGGGTGCTCTCCCAGCAGCAGGGgaatgctgagtaggtgtaacggagacttgcctctggtgattatgttttggttgcaccagctactaaagcaaagtctgaagtGTGGAAAatgtttgaccatgtttataatgagaataatgagtgaataatgatgcaccatcagtgagcgcaggaacgcgctgaagacatcaacaGTGGATTCAAattattttcctccacaaaaacatgtagacctagcctaatctctgtgagtaaaggtttttcaaatgataacaaaatattaattgagtcttaaatgcataatgtggaaagagtatttacgctaatgttggcatttttcttttattaaatattatctgCTAGTGCGAAGCAAATCCAGCGCAGCCTTTAACctgctcgggccgaaacctgtagggctcgggtcctgtcgggcatAACTTTTAAGGCCCAATTACAGCTCTACCTCATGTTCAGAAATCATAATGCATTGATTGATCTTTGAAACATTCCATTCCACCTAAATTTTGGTGCCATAAAAAGACATGGATTATAAATACGGATTAATATGCAATTACATTGACCATGACTTTTATACTTTGTGATGGGTTAAAATTTTAGTTGTGCAGATTTTCAGCGGATGAACTAAAATGATGAGAGAATATTTAGGATATCTTTAAGTTGTGTCCAGCAGGTAAACAAAAGTCTTGCGTGTTTAAAATGAcgtgagtgtgagtaaatgatgaaagaatttttaCAGTCACTTTCAAGTGAAGCAGGATATTCTATGAGGGTAAAGGAcggtttatatttaatttatccaTCTGAATATTTTAGAAATTCCAAAAGACGGTTTTCcataaaataatgaaacagaCCCGAATTCAAATTTTCAGTAAAATTTAAATAGtacaaaatgacaataaaattgcAATCAATTACCGCATCAAGTATTGGTAAGATGTTGGTAAGTTTTACTTTCTGAAGAATGTAATTATAAAGAATATAGTAAAAAATGACATAAGATCCATCTCCGTTAGAGCAATAACTGGATGAATATACAATCTCCTAATAATTGTTTCTCTCCCCCCTTCCACCTCCTCTGCAACTTTAATGGCATTATAATATAACTATTATCATGTCATGCTGTCCATCTATTAATGATGCTTTTTATCTTGCACGAAAGACATATTTAGTGTTTCACTAATGATGCATTTTTGCAATTCCTTCAGCAGGTGTTGGATGGGAGGTGGGGGAGTTGTTCAGATCACTGAGATTCTCCACTCACAGATATGCATCACTATCTCTATGACTCAGTTGTCGAACCCGTTCATGTCCCGTAGCAGTAGGTGTAACCCATGGTGAAACCCCAGTACAtggggtgtgagtgtgtgtgaggtcaGCAGAACGCTGGTCATTGGGTTAGTGAGGATCCAAGAGACTATACACACACCACTTGGTTTTGATAAAGAGCAAAGAGAGAAGAAGCTGTTCCCAATGACTGCACTTATCTGCTTGTTGATTTTGAGGCACCTGTCTACTATAACACCTACATTCCGTACTTGGGGAGAGATGAACTGATTTAGAGATTCAAGGTCAAGGAGATAAATAGAAAAAAGGACAGGAGCTAAAACAGAACCTTGTGTCACATCACAGGAAAGATTGCTAAGAGAAGACGAGAAATGTCCTATTTTTACAAATCTATTGGTTATAAAAGATTTAAACCAGCCTAAAACAGCCCCCCCCCCAACCCAATGCAATGTTCCAGCCAAGAGATACAAAAaaaggattgcgtcaaagcaactgaacaacattcattaggaaaacagtgtctcaataatgcaaaatgacagttatatgcaattcatcattgaattcagtgatgtcatctctgttcagttgaaatagtgtctgtgcaatcatttgcaatcaagtcaatgatatcgctgtagatgaagtgaccccaactaagtaagccagaggcgacagcggcaaggaaccgaaactccatcggtgacagaatggagaaaaaaaccttgggagaaaccaggctcagctgGGGGtaagttctcctctgaccagatgaaaccagtagttcaattccagactgcagccaGAGGTGCGCACAAATACATCAAAAACTATTTTGTTACAAACTACAAATACTGGCTCATGaaatgtaacaaattaaaatacaaaatactgatgtgaaaaatgtatttaaataaaatacaagtaattagtattttgaaaatacaagaTACTCTCACAATAATcttaatatgtctttttttattactgaaagGTCAATAACACAAATAGTAGCAATAacacaaatatgaaaaatgtgtaaattctaaataaaaataaaaaagcaaaataaaaaagcataggCATTTCTCTAAATCCCAACAGGGCCTGAAATAGCTCCCTCTGACGTAAATGGCATGTATAGCTGAGTTCACATCAATGGTGTGGTAGGCTGCCCTTAATAGCAAAACTTTATTGAAAGGTCAATAACAGAAATAGTAGCAGTTGCAATTTACACAGCCATAATTCAAATTACTACACACCAAAGAGTAAGCTCTATTAATAGCTGAATGAAATCTATTCACTTTAAATCAATTACTTCTTCATAATTACTACAGGAAAATGCACACCATATTGCTTTACTGAATGTACATTAAATTAATGCCTTTAAGCATACTACAGTAGGCCTATAGCCTGACCTTTAAAATAGATTTTGAGAGTGGTAGTATATATTATTCTCCCGGGACCACTAGGTAATCAGCTCATTAGCTCAGATCAGTGGAGAACTAACGTATTACTGCAGAAAATGTTGGGGATAAGCTAGTACTCCATGGGGGAAAAATAACAGACCGAGAATTTTCATCACAAAATCAAAGTTACAttttaatcataatatatatgACTAATCATATTAATCATAATATGTGTGGGTTTGTTTTACACTCGAGACTCTGACTGCCCTGACCGCGTATGCCTTTTCCATAGTAGATTCACGAATTCACATCTATGTATATTTAATACAGTAAGGTTatgcatatttggcatgctgtccatGTGGAGGGCTctgagctcgggatgtggccgaacccagagtactccccctcGTTGTGTCAATATATTTCAtgtgtattacattttaaaaaagtgtaaaaactgcAGATGGATGTTATATTGTGAACGCTTGCTTAGCATGGAGCGTTCAGTGGAGTTACGAACGTCGCGTTGGCGCTGTTTCATAATAGGTATGATGTCCTTTTATTAATGAGAACACAGTGCATTGATCTCATAAGGCACAATTATTTTCTCTATAATGCCGTTCAGTGTGCAATATGTGTGTGTAGACTGTATAATTTTTCACATCACAAAACACTTTACCTTAATGCCGTTTTTAAGAGGAGCAGCGCcacttcttctcctgtgttcaaAACCCATTCTCTTCTTGGAGGAAGCCCGGTCTACAGGGTGTCACGTGATTTTCGTGCATCTAACCTGGACATTGCAATTGCCAAAATCGGACCGAAAATATGGCAAAATCATTTACTATGGTGATAAGCATATGGTGATTTTTcttaagtatttaagtatttgaAATACTCTAAATACACTCcctcaaaatattttgttacaaactacattttattttttccacaccTGCAAAATACAAACTACAAAATACACTAaagtaattaaatatgtatttaaaatacatttaattgaaatactgcccatgtctggctgcagcaaagtcagattgtgcagaagaatcatctgtttcctgtggtcttgtcctggtgctcctctgagacaaggtctttacaggggatctgtatctggggctctagttgtcctggtctccgctgtctttcagggcagtagaggtcctttctaggtgctgatccaccatctggtctggatacgtactggatctggtggctacggtgacctcagaataagagaaacagactaatattagcatagatgccattcttctaatgatgtagcaagtacatcgggtgttattgAGTGACTCATGCTTACCTCTCACCTGGATTATTGCAATTCCCTAAACTTTGGTATATCTTAGTCCTAAATGGCAGGCCAACAGGTCGTTCAAAATGCTGTGGCAAGATTCCTGAAAAGAAAGAGGAAATATGATCACACTACTCCCCTCCTGATATCCCTTCACTGGCCTATGATTAATTgtataattgatttaaaaaagatttatttactTCAGATTCCCAAACCCAGCTAAAATCGAGGGGAAACCGACAGTCTACAGCGTGTGACTTTTTGATTCAGTGTAAATTGTTCATATTTATCAGATCTAtcacaattcaaaataaaataaatataaaaatgtgggTCTATCCATTATAAAAAtgcttgttaataaataaaatgatatttttatgataaatttctaatttaaaatctgaatttgtaataattagaaatgtgCTTTTTTTATGCCAAGCTATttaaacactcttaaaaaaaaaaaaaaaaaaagtaagcacagtataaaaaaaaaacaaagatttttcaaagcagttttgttttaaaatattcatatttgaaaAGCCATGTCCACCAAAATTAGTCAGTGTGGTGCAGGCAAgctattttgtttaatttgttttaacgttttttaatttgttaaattttttGCTACAAGTTTATTAAAtccaaacatttgtaaaaaaaaaaaaaaaaatgtttctgaatcaTGAATACAAAGattcttttttcacatttttaagtaGATTGTTCTGgggtttacttttttattattattcatcattGACTTCAAACTGTCTACAGTAGGTGGCACAAGCTGTTATTTTTGGAGGCTTTTTTAGGCCATTGTTTTGTCTCCAGATGCACACCATGTGTTTTTCCTaaggcattttaataaaaaaaaataaaaaaaaatcttaattttactaAGACGGTATCCTTTATTAAAAGCTAATCCCTCTCTGTGAATCAGGGCCTGTATGTATTGAAGGCACcacaaagtttgtttgtttgcttttgttttgttatttaaaaaaaaaatggaatcactttttttacataaatgtgaTGCTGTTTTCTGGTTCAAATAGTTTGTTTAAATCATGTGAGGGGAAAAAGTTTATATTTGCATGTAAACTGAAGGATGTTGTTTATGTTGAGTGACCTTTTGATTCAAAACCATATTCATTGCAATCCTGTAGGTTCTCTGATTGAAAAGAGTAAAAATCAAGACTTAACTCAagatttaatgttaaataaatgttgatttttatGACCATCTAGATCTATTTTTCATCattgaaataacattatttgaGGGTGTAagcctgacaaaaaaaaaaggatgttaaACTTCAACACTGATTCAATGATAATTTGGTTGATGCATTAACATTGATTCAGCGTTGTTGATTCAATGTTGGTTTGCTATCTGGGTTGTGACTGAGAGAGCAGGATCTAGTTTTCCTGTCGACTGAATTTCTGGCATAAAACCTCAGGATCCAACATTAATGTATTTGAATGTGGTAGTTATGCTAAGAGCAAAGGTTTTTGTACAGTACATGCTTATTGTAAAAGACAGCATGTACCGAATCGGTTTTCAGTCCCAATTCAGGGAATTGTTCGTTTACATTTCATAACTCTTTTCTGGGCTACTGATGTCACTTTGGCCATTAATGGCGACCTCTATTAACTGGTCAACTGTTGAGGTTAAGTAAAGTATACCTTTAAATTTTAAGGAAATGCCATTTTCTGTAAATACAGTTTGTAGGCTATGTGAGCACATTTGCAGTGTCTAGGCAAAGCACTCAATGCTGGGGCACTGCCCCAAAACAGGGTGGCCATCAGAAATAATAACTATAAACATCTAAGTGTTAATAAGCTGCAAATGTTACCTTAAAATACTATTTCTATTTGGTCACCCTACACATTAACTTAATTCCAATGATCACTTTTCAAAATCAGTCAAGAAGCATAGCCTAATTGCTCTTACATAGCATAATAGATGCTTACATAGGTACAGCATGTTAGCATAGCACAGAATCAAAACCTGACAagattaaaatcatgtttttgcaCCATAATTTTAATGTCAGTCGAGTGTTTGAACAAATCTTCTGTAATCTGATATGACTTCTTATCACAgtcagaaaatatattatttgagcATTATATAATATCTCGATTACCATTGAATTAGAGATATACttatgaaaacatttgaaaacatgcACTTACACATATCTAACAATTGAAATGCTTCATTATACAgataacatatttttttactatttcaaataaaaaaggaaaaaaatttaataaaatggccAAAGTATtgttagtgtaatctattaactacataTAACTACACATAAAGCCATCTTTTTACTTAAGTATCTACCAGATATGGGTGTCCGATGACGATTCATTTAAGTGCCACCATGGTGAATCAAACTGAACTTGATGACGTAAATGTCATGTGAGCAAcatgtaagtcttctaatcgctgtgccaagagaaatctgattCACCCACcaaatcttgcagacgttgttgaataattttgtcccattgcttttatggactctctatgggcttctccttTGATGTCAttcctccacgtccccccgattacctcatagacagtaaaagattgtctgcgagcttctcatcctgtccatacggtaatttctctactgcacgacagagagtcgcaggttatgacgcaatcgttagcctatttttttacaaaaactgcttctacggggccacaacgtaagatacaaggtaacggggccttttaatacattttcgtgtttctttagaaataatgaatggacaaatggagtctttaaatgcctcagatgtaaagttattcgctgtcaaagtgacgccaaaatgaatgggagtcaatggaatgctaacagcaggtgggggtccgctagccaatcgcggcgcccaggggtgcttcaaaaaaatatcaaaccctgcccccctgattTGAACGCTGTGAAGTTCTGATTATTTGATTGAAGGcatgataaataaattaaaattttatgagGTAAGTTGAACAAACCAAACATTTTGGCTAAAGCTagataattccttacatttatatagcgcttttctagacactcaaagagcttacatagtcagggggtatctcctcatccaccaccagtgtgcagcatccacctggatgatgcgacggcagccatattgcgccacaacgcccaccacacaccagcttactggtgaagaggagacagagtgatgaagccaatcagcggatatggggattgttaggaggccatgatggtcagaggccaatgggcgaatttagccaggatgacgaggtcacacctctactcttttagaaagacatcctgggatttctaatgaccacagagagtcaggacctcggtttaacgtctcatccgaaggacggtgcttgttgacagtatagtgtccccatcactacactggggcactaggacccacacagaccacagggtgagcaccccctgctggcctcactagcacctcttccagcagcaacctagttttctagaTGTCCGTGTGTCATGAAGTGTGTGCGTTTGTCACATGGTCGCTTGTTTATTTGTCGATTTCTTGCTCGGTATTGTTTTACATGAAAAACGTTGATAAATATATCCTGTTTGGGTTGGATATTTATTTCATCAATATGTGATAAACAGGTCTGTATTCACGTTTTGATGCTAGACATGTTTTATCATAATAAGTGATGGATATTTAGTCATTACCTATTTAATCCATCAGGTGTGACGGTGTACCGAAGAAGTAAGGTACAGTGTAACGACTAGACGGTGTGACATCACACGGCTTTTCAAtcagctttatttttaaaataccttTGCTTACATTATAAACACTTCTCTTCACTCTGGTACATTCCCCACATAATTTAAGCAGGTTTGGATAAACacgctgcttaaaaaaaaaccctctctAAACCCAGGACTTTTAGAAAACTACATACTGGTATTCCCcctcttccattcattgcaaagacacttgagcgagttTAAACACAGatcaacctcctggacagcaaccaaccTGGCTTCAAAAGtagccactcaactgagactgccctgcgttcggttactgaagccctgcgactggcaagagcagctttaAAATCTTCAGTACTCATattgctggatctgtctgctgcttttaaaacaattaatcacAAGATTctactgtccaccctcagaaagatgggcatctctggaacagcactcctgtggtttaagtcTTACCTTTCAGGTAAGTCCTTtagggtgtcttggaggggtgaggtttctaagtcaaacttcttgctactggggttcctcagggctcagtgcttggaccacttctcttctccatctacatgctttcattaggatctgtcattcagaagcatggcttttcctttcactgctatgctgatggcACTctactctacttctcattccaaccagatgacctgacggtagctgctcgcatttcagcctgtctgagtgacatttctagctatatgaatgaccatcaccttcagctcaaccttaccaAGACACAACTGCTAGTAGTTCCAGCAAACCAatcatttcatcacaacttctttATACAgatgggttcgtcaaccataactccttctaGGACAGCCAGAAAACTAGGAGTTGTGATCAATCATCGTTTGAGCTTCACAGATAATATTGATACAAAAGCTTTTTCTGCAGATTTAGACTTAGACCCTTCCTTTCAGAGCAAGCCGCACAACATCTTGTGCAAGTTCacgttctctccagactggactattgtaatgctctcttggcgggATTTCCTgcatgttttgtcaagcctcttcTGCTAATGCAGAATGCAGCAGTGAGAgtggtcttcaatgagccaaaaaatgctcatgttactcctctcctcatcaggttacactgactaccagtagccgctcacatcaaattcaaggtactgatgcttgcctacaaaaTGACAACTGGCACGGCACCAATaaacctaaactcactagttctaACTTGTGCGCCCTCCAGaagccatcccaaagaggttcaaaatcactatcacagaccttttcctggacttttCCCAGCTGGGGGAATGACCTAatagtgataaaaaaaattgtgggtggatttttatcattctagtgtgattttgcataataggtggtCTTTATAAAACAACAGATTCCAAAAGAGCAGATTCCAATTGGCTCAGGATGTTAGAATTCAATGTACTGCAATGGTTCCAAGCAATGATGTACATTTGAGCAACAGAAAAAAAGGAAGTTAAGCAAAGGGCCTGCAACTTGGCATAAAATCTGGAATGCAGCGTTTATTAGATAATAGGTTAAACAATGTTGGGCAGTTTGTCAGGAACAGTAATAGCAGCAGCTGCAGGAATCACAGCACTAGTGGGTTTGTTTTTGGCCCCGTTCACGTTTGGTGTTTCGTTGGTGGTTTCAGGTGCTGGAGTAGCTGCAAGATACAGCATGTACCATCACTTACATAAAGCAGAAAAAAGACAATTATacatttgtgtacattttattatgttttgttatgaaagtgctaaataaatacacaaaataacttctaaaaataaaactgtatttctAACTTTTGGCAATGTTAACAATATTGTTGTAGGACAATGAAATGTTCAAATCCTTCAAAACTGTCATATGTGGATCCAGTTACAAGTTGTGTCTCAGCAGTTTTTCATTTCGTCAAATTCAACTCAATCGATCTGATATTCTGTCAGCTGTTTGGTTTATTTCTTTCACTCCGTTTTTTAGCTCACTAATTCCTTTCTGCATATCATTAATGAATTTCTCTGCTTTCTCCTTGaactctcttttatttatttgcttgcgtGTGGGTTTTGCAGGTTTGTCATGTTGCCTCTTGTCGTCTTCGATAATCTCTTTGAGGATATCAGGCACAGAACTAATGTTGGCGATCATTTCTGAAAGCTTTCCAGACAAATGCACTATTTTAGACAGCCGGTCACCCATTTTACTACTGTCATGTTCCCGAAAGAGCCTTTTTTCAAAGCAGTAGGTAAAATGTTCACTCAATGCCTGGGTTCTGTGGTCTAATAGTGAAGGGTCTCTCAATAGTTCCTCAGTACGCTGACAGATTTTTTCCAGCATGTCAATAGTGTTGTTAATTGTATCCAGAAATCCCTTAATTTCGTCTTTAATGGGTCGTTTTAAGATCTTCTCCTGCTGTGTTTTCCTGTTTAGTCCAAAAGCAACACTTAATGCAGAAACTACAGCCATAGCTGTCCCTGCTGCAGAAAACCATTCAAAAACTGCTTCATCAATGACAAAAAATGATAATGCCAACAACACCATCGCAGTTCCTCCAGTTATTTTTGCTCCTTTCAGGGCATAAATAGCAATTCTGTAACCATTGTCAAACTCATTGATGAGATCACTTATTTTCTCTATATGTTTGTTGCATTCTGGAAAAATGTCCTTTTGAAGTCTAGTCAATTCTTCTTTGAGATGAATAACacttgatctaaaaaaaaaaaaaaaaaaaaaaaaatcagggcaTGCGCATTccgtaatacaaatatttatgtattgttaCATGTAGTCAACGTGTATATTA
Encoded proteins:
- the LOC128027054 gene encoding uncharacterized protein LOC128027054, with translation MASPRGHHRRGSMEEPVNMSSSVIHLKEELTRLQKDIFPECNKHIEKISDLINEFDNGYRIAIYALKGAKITGGTAMVLLALSFFVIDEAVFEWFSAAGTAMAVVSALSVAFGLNRKTQQEKILKRPIKDEIKGFLDTINNTIDMLEKICQRTEELLRDPSLLDHRTQALSEHFTYCFEKRLFREHDSSKMGDRLSKIVHLSGKLSEMIANISSVPDILKEIIEDDKRQHDKPAKPTRKQINKREFKEKAEKFINDMQKGISELKNGVKEINQTADRISDRLS